The region TACCCTAGTCCGCCGGTTTACCCGGACATGATGAATCAGTACTACGTCGCCGATCCGTACTACGGATATCCGGCCGAGATGTACACTTCTCCGATTACAACGCCTCCCTACGTTCCGCAGACGTACATCACCTATCCACCACTCGATCCGCACGAGTTTTTGTACAAGCACCATCGCACTTATTACCACTACTACAACGGTGGTCAGGGCTTGAACCGCACGAAGGTGCATTGGTACGGCGGCCGCACTTGGCTGAATTCTTATAACCCGTTCTTTTAATGGCAACTTGCTCGAGCCGGTCCGCGCTCGCTTGCTTCACGTAGGAAATAAAGACGATGACCCAGACACGACTGATTCTCGCTCTCCTCGCCGGCCTGACGCTGGGCGGCAGTGTGCAAACGGCTGAAGCTGGCTGGCTATGGGGACGTGGCTACAGCAATGCTTCCAACGCCTACCACGCGTCCAACTTGCCTTGGCACGATGGCTACGCGTACCAGAACTACCAAACGCCTGTGGCGATGGTCGTTCCACCCAACGCGAACATGCAGACCAACTACTCGTGGGGCGTGCCGAGCAGCCGCATGACTCCGGTCTATCACCAGTTTGGCCGAGCCAACGCCGGCGGCATTACCGGTCACCCCAGCAGCTTGGGCGTGACGCCTTACTGGCCAAGCGACACGCAGCAGTTCGGCGTGTACAACGTACGTGGTCCTTGGACTTGGAACGCTGCCGATCTGAACTACGGATGGCACCTCGGTTTCCACCACCGCCCACACTGGAACAACAAAACCGGTAGCTGCCCGAACGGCAACTGTGGTGGTGCTCCTGTCTACGGTGGCGGCGCTTACACCGAAGGTGGCCAGTCGGTTATCACCGAAGACGGCTACGTGCCAGGCAGCTACAGCGAACAGCCAGTCGGCCCTGTCGACGCAGCTCCAACGCCAGCCACACCGGAAACCTAATCGGACCGGTATAGTTGAATTCATCGAAGCTGAGCCCTCCTTTCGAGGGCTCAGCTTTTTTTAGGTTCTTGCTGAAGACTTTCTCGCGATGCCGGCAATGCAGTGCTATCGGTTTTCCGCAGCCGGCCACAAAATTTCTGCTAGCCACTTGCCGGACAATCTCAGTCCGCGAATGATGTTGTCGACTCGATAACCAACAACCTCACCTCCTCCCGGTGTTTCTTTCCGAGTCTGCCGAATATGCCGGTTTCTCCGGGCAAAAGCGGCCCCTTTCGAAATTCATGGCCCCCGAACTGCGCTTTGGCACGGCAAGTGAATTTAAGTCTCTCGACAGCCAATCACCCCCTTAGGAAATCTTTCAGACAGAGAACCAAGCAATGCTCGAATTCCAAACCATGTTGATCTTCTTCGGTGCCTCGATCGCTATCGTGCTGGGCGTGCACGTTTCTCGCCCCGTGAAAGCGTCGAACCCATTTGGTAGCTAATTCGAGCCCTGGCAAGCGGTTGGTCTCGTAGACATTTTCGCCACAGAATTTAAGCCGTATTTAGTGGCTTCATATGGCCGGCGGCTATCCCGGTTTGAAAACCGGAACCACCCCTAATCGATCCGATCAGTCGTTGGGGAAATCTTTTCTACAGCTTTAAGGACGCGACACTTGTTGCATCAATTGGACGAATCGGGCCTTCATTTCAGGTCCGCCCATGTCGGGATAAAGTGTTTGCAGGTAGCGAACCACTTGCTTCGCTTCTTCCGGCTTCCCGAGCTTCACATGGCACCGGGCGATTTCCAATTTCGATTCATACCATGTCGGCGACTCTGTCCGGCTTTTGCGGCTGATCTGTCGCCACTGCGAAAGCGCGAGCTCTTGCTGAACCGGCGTCGTGCCGCGCGATAGCATTCGAGCGAGACCGACTTGTACTTCCGGATCGTTGGGATACTTCGTCGCGAGTGAATCATACAGCACCAAGGCTTTGTTGAGGTTGTCGGTCGCGGCGAGAGCTTCCGCTTCCCGCATCGCGATCATCAGCTGGGCCGCTTCGTCGAGCTGCATCAAGTTAGGCCGCAGCATGCCGATGGTGGCTAGTTCGATTTCAGCGATCTGCTGGCGAACCATCGGAGAAGCCGACCCGGCCATCTGTCCCAGTGCTTGCAAGATTTCAACAAGTTGGTTGGGGCTATCATCGCCAGCTTGTTGAAGTTTCGCTTTCGCTTGATCGAGCTTGCCCAGCCCGGCAAGGGCGATGACCTGCAGCGACTCTAAGCGACTTCGCCAGCCGGCCGGGGCATCGGGGTTGGACCGTAGTGCGACTTCCAGCACCGCGCGAGCACTATCGTATCCGTTGTCGACATAGTTCAGCCAAAGCTGGGCTGCCGACTCGGCTGCAAGCCGCATTGTCGCCGTCCATTCGCCCCCTTGTGATTGCCCCTGCAGGATGACTTTCTCGAAGTAGTCGATCACTTTGCGGACATCTTGCGGAACGAGTTCTTCCTTTCCTTCCGCCGACTGAAACCACTTGAGCGACGCCTGGCGAACCCCTTCGACGGCAGAAGCGAAGTGAGTCGATTGCATCGGTATTAAGAGGTACGCCTCGGTCGCTTCCCGCCAATTGCCGCGAGAGAACTCGATCTGCCCGAGCCACATGGCGGCCTGGGCGGCAGGTTCGCCATCGTCCCAGCGACTCAGGTTTTCCTGCAGCAGCGCGATATACGGTTCCAACTCCGGCGGGTTGGTTTGCCGGGCCAGTTGCGATTGATAATAGGCCGCCGTCAAGTGACGCAGCGCGGCGTCGGGAGCCGCGGGAAATGCCAACGCCGCTTCGCGCAGGCGTTTGATGCCTTCGGCCATGTTGCCTGATTCGATGGCGACCGCCGCAGCGGCAAGACGGAACTCGTATTCCTCGGCCGGCTGAGTTGCTTCGCGAGCGGTCTTTGCCCCGAGGTCATAATTCTTGATCGCCTCGGTCCAGTCTTTCTGCCGCACATAGTTCTCGGCCGTGCGACGAATGATGTCGAGGTTCTGAGGACCTCCGGTCGAAGCACTGCCGGTCATGCGCTGTTCGGCTCGACGTGCCCAGTACGAGCCATGCAGTTGGTCCATCTCGCGAATGACCGTGGCGGCGCGACTTTGCCAAAGCTTGATGTCCGCTTTGTTTTGTTTCTCTTCGGCTTGCTTCCACAACGCAAGGTAGGTCTCGAAGCATGCGTAGTCGAGTTCCGGGGAAAGCTGGCCGTCGATCTCGCGTCCTTGATTGATGAGCCTGGTCGCAACATCCAAGTTGCCTCGAGCGATGGCCACGCGAACTGCTTCCGCTTTGGCGGCAAGTGCCACTTGCGGAGGTGGCTGTCGCTCTAACAGTCGCGCCACTTTGGCATCGGCTTCGTCCAATCGTCCGAGCCACCGCAGTGCTCGAATTTCGAGGAGCAGTGCCGGCCACAGCACCTGCGTGTCTGGTCGAAGCTTTGTGAGTGGTTCGACACGCTGGATTGCTTGGACCATGCCGTTGGTACGGTCGAGCGAATCAGCTGGGTAGCTAAGTCCCTGTTCTTCGGCAGCTTCCGCCGACTGCAGGGTGATCTTTCGCGAAAGGGCAAGCAGTTCGTCGGGGGCAAATGGCAACGCATTGCCGGCCATGTGCGATTGCCGCAGCAACTGATCGACTTTCTCTTGCAGCGTTTCGTATTGCTGAACGACTTCGGCTGCTAACGTTTGGGCTTGAGCGAGTTTGGCATCGTCGCGAAAGACTTCTCCTTCCTGACGCAACAAGCGAAGCTGGGCCAATCGGCTGTTGGCGGATTGGACTTCGATCAGGATCGTCTCCGGCGAGCCAGGAAATTGACGTTCAAACTGTGGCAAGACCGAAGCAGCCGAGTTCCACCAACGGTCACGTTCGCTCGGTCGCGCGTTCAGGGCATGCAGCGAATAGGCACGCACTAGTTCCGCCGCCATCTCGGCCCGTTGCGAAGGCGTGATGTTCTCTGCGACGACCTGCTGGGCCGCGTAACGCTCGGCGAGCGAAAATAACTGCCGCGAAAGAAGCCCCTCGATCATCTTCCGATCGTCGTCCCACGCAGCCTGAGCCGACGCCACGCTCGCAGCGAACGTAAGCAATAGAATCGAGATGGCGGAACAAGTCTTCATCAGCGTCGAATAGGAGCAATTGTCTGGCGTTGTTTTGATCTTATTTGACTTCAACGGCGAATTGGATCTCTTGGAAGTTGAGAACACGGCCGATGTCGTACACATCGATCACCTGGCCGACAGGGACGATTTCGTCGGGGTCGATGATCAGCGGGACGTCGTTTTTAATGGTGGATAAAGTGCCCAGGATCTCGCGAACCTCAACAAGTTCCCGTGTGCGGCGTTGGTTGACGGCGTACGTCAAATCGCCCGGCTGACCGGTGATGCGAACGACGATTTGCTCGAAGTCTTCCACTTCCAGTTCTTTTTCCGCCGACGATCCGACGTTGGCTGGTGCCGAAACGGTGCTCGGCAGCGAGTACTCGACAATCTGAAAACTGGCTGTCCATAGAAAGAAGATCAGCAGCAGGAAGACGACGTCGATCATTGGCGTCATCGCGACTTGCAGCGACTTGCGATCTTTGAAAGGGCTAGGGTGTTTCATCGGCCGGCATCCTCCGGACGAATCACCGAGAACGCAACGCTCCAAATGCCAGCTTCGGTGGCGGCAAGCATCACCGGTTTAACGTTGGCGTAGGGTGTCGCACGATCGCAACGGATGCGGAGCTCGATCGAGTCGCCGCTTCGATCCCGTTCCACGGCCAACCGTTTGGCAAGTTGTTCCGGCGGAACGCGCCGACCAGCGAGAATCAGCGAACCGTCTGCTTCGATGTTCACGACAACGCGTGGCTGCTGTTCGTTGTCGATGATCTCTTGCCCGCTTTCGGCGGTGGGCAGCGGCAACGGCATCTGGGCTTCCTGCTTCGCCAAGTGGCTGGAAACGAGGAAGAAAATAATCAACAAGAACACCACGTCGATCATTGGTGTCATGTTGAAGTCGGCCTGGCCGGGTTTCAAATTGCTCGGCACGCGCACGGGAGTTAGCTCCTTGCCTGGGCGGCGGCTTGCCGTTTGCGACGTTTGAGCGGTGTGAACACTTGCTGCGCGACATAGGCCGCTTCGGCCACCAACTCGTCGACCCAGTTGCGGAAGATGGCGAACGCACCGAGCGATGGAATCGCCACCAACAAGCCACCTACCGTCGTGACGAGCGCCTGGTAAATGCCTTCGGCTAAGTCGCCTGCTCCGGCCGCACCTTGCGTGGCGGCGACTTGCTGGAACGCGAAAATCATCCCTGTCACCGTACCAAGCAGACCTACCATCGGCGCGATGTTGCCGATCACCGAGAGGTATTCGATCTTGCGGAATAGCCGAGCCGACTGTTCAGCAGTGGCATCTTCCAAGGCTTTCTCGACAGCGGTCCAGCCGCCATCCAGTTCGGCGATGCCGCTAAGCAGGACAAACGACAAGAAGCTGGGGCGCTCGCGGCAAACGCGTTCGGCATCTTGCACTTTGCCGGAAAGCAGCAAGTCGCGAACGGTGTCGCCCAAGTCGAGCGGCATGATCTCGCTTTTACGGATGGTCATCGCTTGCTCGAAGACGAGATAGGCGGCCGTCATCGACAACGCGAGCAGAAAGATCAGGATCAGCCCACCGACGATCCCGCCACTGAGGATGATATCGACGAATCCCGTTTGCTGCGGTGCTGGACTTGGTGAGTCGGCCGGAGGATCGGCCGCGGGGGTATCTTGCGCGATCGCCGACTGCGGTCCAGCCACCGAGAACAACTTCGACCCTGGGCCGAGCATGCCGACGCATAGCACGGCCAGGCACGTGATCCAGATTCCTATTCGAGTCAAATTTGCCAAGGTTGCCTCCTAGTTGCCACCTGAGCTGGCGAGTCGTTTGATGATGATTTCTGCTTCCTGCCGCGCCGGTTGATCGCCATATTGCTCGATCGCTTCTCGCAAGACCCGAGCCGCTTCGTCGGCCTGCCCTGCTCTTTCCAGTGAACGACCTGCTTGTAGTAAGCACTCGGCTGCGACAGGGCGATGGTTGGGATAGAGAATTGGCGGTCGCATCAACGTGAGAGCTGCGGTGGAGTCGTTATCGAGTTGTCGCCAGGCTTTGCCGATGACAAGCGTCGGCCCTGCCAGTGCCGCCCCGCGCAGAATGCCGGCGTCGAGCTGTTGTTGCCATTGGCGGATGTCGGCTTCTTTCGCGGTGACAATTTTCGTTTGCCACAGCTGTGCTTCGGCCAGCAAGGCAATCGGCGGAACGTTGCTGCGGCGAAGATTGCCGAGCACGCCCATGGCCAACGTTCGATCGCTCGTACCGAGCAACCAACTGGCACCCAATAGCTGCGCGTACGGCGAAGATGACTCGATCCATTGTCGAGCGGCCCGATCGCGATCGAAACTGGGGGGCAAACTGAACCAGGCCAGCGGCATCGCGGCGATATGAATCGTCTGGGGATCGTCTTCGGTAATCTTGAGGAACGTGTTTCCCGCGTCCGCGATACGTCCGGCGTTATGTAACGCGATCGCCTGACGGGCCAAGATTTCTCGACGAACCCAGGGGCGACGTTCTCCCGTGACGGCCGATTCAAACATACGAGCCGCTTCACTCGACTTGCCTGCCGTTAGTAGCTGATTCGCTTGAACGACGTCGGAAGCGTAGTCGGTTTGAACCGAGGCAACTTTATCGGCGGGAATTGTTGTTTGGCCGCTGGGGGTCTGCAGTGTAAGTAGCTGCCCGGTGTAGTCGATGACATTGCCACGAACTTTGGTCGGTTCCGCTCCGGCTTGCGCTGGATAAAGCGTCACGACATCTTCCGCCGCGCACCGCTCCATGCCACATGTCGCGAGGGCAGCAGCGAGAACCAGCAGATAACAAAGCACGCGACGAGGCAAAGGACTTCTCTATTTTCTTCAAGGAACAAAGCGGCTACGGGCGAGCACCAAGCTGCGAGATGTCGACATAAACATGCTTGCCGTCGTTGGCCTCCGCCAATTTTACCAGAAAGTTCCGTCGACCATCGTAGGGGCCATAGCCAAATTCGATGGCATGAATCGAGCAGCCTTTGTTCAGCTTGCGGATGTTGGCTAAGTCGTTGGGGTAAAGCTGCGGTTGATCGGCGTCGGTTAAGAAGAAGACCACGTCAGGGTTCATCTTCAGTGCCAACGACAACGCATCTTGGTGCGAAGTGCTACCGCTGGCGATCACGCCTCGGACGAAACGTTCGGCGAGGTTCTTCCCTTGTTCGTCCGCGAAGACCAGCTTGGGACCGCCGCCGTGGGGGCTGAAGACCTGGGGATTTTCGTTATAGAAGATAATCGCGAATTGATGCAGCTTCTCTAAATCGTGCAGACTGTTGATCAGTTCCTGCTTGGCGGCAGCAAGAGGTCGACCAGCCATGCTTCCGCTGCGGTCGAACACGTAGACAAACTTGTTCCCCTGCCCTTCGGCACCGAAGACGCTTGTTTTGCCTTCTTTGTCCAAGCCACCTTTCGAGGTTGCTCCGCCTGCGGTCATACCACCGGCAGAAGGAAGACCGTCCGCTTCTTGTCCGGTGAGGGCCTGATCGCCGCGCGGTAGCAGGTTGCCGACAACACTGGGTGGAAGATCCATTGCCGGAAGCGCCTGGCTCATCGATTGAGCGGCTTGCTGCGAGTCGGTCGCCTCTTGGCTGTCGGCGGCCTGGCTCGAATCGCCATCGAAGTACTCGGTCGCGTTCTCACTTCGATTGGCCAGCGCGATGTTGCCTTTGCGAGCTGGCTCGTCGCCGATTCCTTTGCTGACCGTGCGAACGGTCAGGATCAGCAGAAGGCCCAGCGCAAGATGGATCAGTAGCGACAGAAGCCATGCTGGCATCGTCCGTCGTGATTTGACCCATTCGGTCTGATCGCCCGGGTGAATCGATTCGAGTTGCGAGGTAGTCGTCATACGCGCTCGCGAGGTAAGTGGTTTGGTGAAACTGGTTTTTAGCTATCGACCCTCGTTGCGACAAGCGTGATTTGAGATCAGTTCGATCTCTAAACGGCCAGCGTTACGATTGATGAAAAAAGCCAAGTGGGGCTATGTATCCCATTTTATTGCGATTTAGGGCGAATACCTCGAATTTGAAGCCATTTTTGCCGCAGAAGTGTGAATTGGCACACCAAGTGCAACCTAGGGCCGGGCAGTCGCGAAAGTCGTGAATCACTAAACCTGGCCTATTTCAGGATTTTTCATAGATTCACATCCGCTTTTGCGGCAGTTGATAAGTCTGTGAAAATTTCCAGGAAGCAGGCAAGTGGCCCGTGGAATGTCGGCTTGAGAACCCCCGATTTCGAGTCGACGTCCACGGTGTCCTTTTTTTTGCCGTGCACCTTTTTCTTTCCAACCACCACGATGTACTGGCACCGCCAGCTTCACAGCGATACGATCCCAAAATCTGATCGATCGCTTCTCTAGGAAACTACAACTATGGCAAGCCTTTCTGGTTCGTCGTCTGTCGATTCGCAAGTCCGTCCCGGCATGGGACCTATTCCGCATGAAGAAGGAACCGCATTTCGCGTGTGGGCTCCGCATGCCGACGCGGTCAGCATTGTCGGCGACTTCAACCAATGGAACCCTGAAGCGATGCCAATGCAGGCCGAAGAGAACGGCAACTGGGCGATTGATGTTCCCGGGGCAAAAGCTGGCGACGAGTATCGCTACCTGCTTAAGTGTGGCGATCAGGAAGTCAGTCGCATGGATCCGCGGGCCCGCGAAGTGACTAACTCGGTTGGCAACAGCGTGATTCATCGAACCGATTTCGACTGGGGCGAAGACAACTACAAGTTGCCGGCTTGGAATGAGATTGTCCTTTATGAAATGCATTTGGGGACATTTAATCGAACCGATGACGAAACGGTCGGAACGTTCAAAGACGCTATCCAGCGGCTCGATCACCTGGTAAAGCTGGGCGTGAATGTCGTGCAGCTTATGCCGCTAGCAGAGTTCGCAGGCGATATCAGCTGGGGATACAACCCGGCTCAAATCTTTGCTGTGGAAAGTGCTTACGGTGGTCCGCGTGGATTCAAGCGGTTTGTCAAAGCAGCCCACGAACGTGGAATCGGCGTGATTCAAGACGTCGTTTACAACCACTTTGGCCCGAGTGACCTCGATATCTGGCAGTTCGATCTGTGGAACGAGAACGACAAGGGTGGCATTTATTTCTACAACGACTGGCGCAGCAAAACGCCGTGGGGCGATACTCGACCAGACTACGGACGTGGCGAAGTTCGTCAGTTTATCTACGACAACGCGATGATGTGGCTGAACGACTATCATGTCGATGGCCTGCGATATGACATGACGCTCTACATGCGTAGTGTCGACGGGCAAGACGAACTGCCGGAAGGATGGAGCTTGACGCAGTGGATTAACGAAGACATTCGTACCGCTCGACCCGGCACGATGCTGATTGCGGAAGATCTTCAAAC is a window of Bremerella sp. TYQ1 DNA encoding:
- a CDS encoding biopolymer transporter ExbD; its protein translation is MKHPSPFKDRKSLQVAMTPMIDVVFLLLIFFLWTASFQIVEYSLPSTVSAPANVGSSAEKELEVEDFEQIVVRITGQPGDLTYAVNQRRTRELVEVREILGTLSTIKNDVPLIIDPDEIVPVGQVIDVYDIGRVLNFQEIQFAVEVK
- a CDS encoding biopolymer transporter ExbD, with amino-acid sequence MRVPSNLKPGQADFNMTPMIDVVFLLIIFFLVSSHLAKQEAQMPLPLPTAESGQEIIDNEQQPRVVVNIEADGSLILAGRRVPPEQLAKRLAVERDRSGDSIELRIRCDRATPYANVKPVMLAATEAGIWSVAFSVIRPEDAGR
- a CDS encoding MotA/TolQ/ExbB proton channel family protein, with amino-acid sequence MANLTRIGIWITCLAVLCVGMLGPGSKLFSVAGPQSAIAQDTPAADPPADSPSPAPQQTGFVDIILSGGIVGGLILIFLLALSMTAAYLVFEQAMTIRKSEIMPLDLGDTVRDLLLSGKVQDAERVCRERPSFLSFVLLSGIAELDGGWTAVEKALEDATAEQSARLFRKIEYLSVIGNIAPMVGLLGTVTGMIFAFQQVAATQGAAGAGDLAEGIYQALVTTVGGLLVAIPSLGAFAIFRNWVDELVAEAAYVAQQVFTPLKRRKRQAAAQARS
- a CDS encoding tol-pal system YbgF family protein, with the translated sequence MPRRVLCYLLVLAAALATCGMERCAAEDVVTLYPAQAGAEPTKVRGNVIDYTGQLLTLQTPSGQTTIPADKVASVQTDYASDVVQANQLLTAGKSSEAARMFESAVTGERRPWVRREILARQAIALHNAGRIADAGNTFLKITEDDPQTIHIAAMPLAWFSLPPSFDRDRAARQWIESSSPYAQLLGASWLLGTSDRTLAMGVLGNLRRSNVPPIALLAEAQLWQTKIVTAKEADIRQWQQQLDAGILRGAALAGPTLVIGKAWRQLDNDSTAALTLMRPPILYPNHRPVAAECLLQAGRSLERAGQADEAARVLREAIEQYGDQPARQEAEIIIKRLASSGGN
- a CDS encoding VWA domain-containing protein, with translation MTTTSQLESIHPGDQTEWVKSRRTMPAWLLSLLIHLALGLLLILTVRTVSKGIGDEPARKGNIALANRSENATEYFDGDSSQAADSQEATDSQQAAQSMSQALPAMDLPPSVVGNLLPRGDQALTGQEADGLPSAGGMTAGGATSKGGLDKEGKTSVFGAEGQGNKFVYVFDRSGSMAGRPLAAAKQELINSLHDLEKLHQFAIIFYNENPQVFSPHGGGPKLVFADEQGKNLAERFVRGVIASGSTSHQDALSLALKMNPDVVFFLTDADQPQLYPNDLANIRKLNKGCSIHAIEFGYGPYDGRRNFLVKLAEANDGKHVYVDISQLGARP
- a CDS encoding alpha-amylase family glycosyl hydrolase; amino-acid sequence: MASLSGSSSVDSQVRPGMGPIPHEEGTAFRVWAPHADAVSIVGDFNQWNPEAMPMQAEENGNWAIDVPGAKAGDEYRYLLKCGDQEVSRMDPRAREVTNSVGNSVIHRTDFDWGEDNYKLPAWNEIVLYEMHLGTFNRTDDETVGTFKDAIQRLDHLVKLGVNVVQLMPLAEFAGDISWGYNPAQIFAVESAYGGPRGFKRFVKAAHERGIGVIQDVVYNHFGPSDLDIWQFDLWNENDKGGIYFYNDWRSKTPWGDTRPDYGRGEVRQFIYDNAMMWLNDYHVDGLRYDMTLYMRSVDGQDELPEGWSLTQWINEDIRTARPGTMLIAEDLQTNEYLTKHASDGGAHFSSQWDAEFVHPVRDVAKQPSDEGRDLNKLISAITFRYNLDAFERVIYTESHDEVANGKSRLPSEIDPNDPTDGYARHRSTLAAGIMMTTPGVPMLFQGQEFLQDGWFQDTDPLDWHRKQEFPGVVLLYRDMIHARRNLHGVTRGLQGQNVNVFHRNDQQKLIAYQRWEDHGPGDDVVVVVNFSIDAIENYEIGFPCGGKWKLRLNTAAPVYNATFVSSTISELTPEEEPYDGLSHKGTLSISPYSMLIYSQDPEA